A single Leclercia sp. AS011 DNA region contains:
- a CDS encoding DUF1427 family protein — MKAWVVSLSCGILAGVIYAAIDVHSPAPPVVALLGLFGMLVGEQLIPIGRRLFSRQLTMAWFRHECVPKISGTAPPPRPGDGREG; from the coding sequence ATGAAAGCCTGGGTCGTTTCGCTGAGCTGTGGAATTCTGGCAGGGGTTATTTATGCCGCAATTGATGTACACTCGCCCGCGCCGCCGGTAGTTGCCCTGCTGGGGCTGTTTGGCATGCTGGTGGGCGAACAGCTGATCCCGATTGGCCGTCGCCTGTTCAGCCGTCAGCTGACGATGGCGTGGTTTCGCCATGAATGCGTCCCCAAAATCAGCGGCACCGCGCCTCCACCCCGTCCCGGTGACGGACGCGAGGGTTAA
- a CDS encoding VOC family protein, translating into MNIAHVALWTHNLDAQVHFWETVFDARRNERYLSKNRPGFASHFMTLSDGPTIELMTVPDLPEAPPHAEFVGWAHIALNVGSKADVDRMAEQARLNNTLLSAPRMTGDGYYEAVIADPDGNRIELVGE; encoded by the coding sequence ATGAACATTGCACATGTCGCACTCTGGACACACAACCTGGATGCCCAGGTCCACTTCTGGGAGACGGTGTTTGACGCACGTCGCAACGAACGCTACCTGAGTAAAAACCGCCCGGGGTTTGCGTCGCACTTTATGACCCTCAGCGACGGGCCCACCATCGAGCTTATGACGGTCCCGGATCTGCCCGAGGCCCCGCCGCACGCGGAGTTTGTCGGCTGGGCGCATATCGCCCTGAACGTCGGTAGCAAAGCGGATGTGGATCGCATGGCGGAGCAGGCGCGGTTAAACAATACGCTTTTAAGCGCCCCCCGGATGACCGGCGACGGCTATTATGAAGCCGTGATTGCGGATCCGGATGGGAACCGTATTGAGCTGGTGGGGGAGTGA
- a CDS encoding trifunctional serine/threonine-protein kinase/ATP-binding protein/sensor histidine kinase: MNNTSLPARWPAPGNLSEGRAFVLKEDVIFTPLGQEGSLCWLNARLPSSGGSFIIATGVSDEEEASATRLLRNEFALREYLSDDWAIRPVASTQYHGRFALVYAPFSFVLLTRIVGAPMACIQSFLDLAIRISLPLRLMHLRNLVHGDIKPGNIFIHDDNSCRLGGFGLSSGTSEELHQARLTAIGGTPAYMSPEHTTRTHRAVDSRSDLYSLGVVFYELLTGSLPFELGGEDQGKWAHYHIASEPRPPGAVCSGVPAMLSTIVLKLLAKKPENRYQTVDGLIADLRRCQATLSDDGEIAAFTPGLQDRSPAFHLTDTLYTAHPQTADLLQAFERVNRDAVAGFVAIGGPSGIGKSSLIASALKALQHRNVLLAVGKVDQFSPTLPYAALTSAFRNLALHLLGLSAEEVAQWKIRLSRELEGYEALAVSLVPELRLLLDNKPRFSSDTFSIDARARFSHMVLALVKAFASAGCPLVLLLDDIHWIDPASLQILEYLLIHASTVPLLMVVAHRDACSLPDNTLHHQLASLHQASRNTTELRPEPLSVKAVSRWLADIFHTRAASTLDLAGLIHEKTGGNPLFVHEFFRRIVDDGLVTHNKYQDKWHYDLHAIRTRHYTENVVTLVLQQLEEMPEETRRLLGSIACLGGSGELEMVSRIVSMSVAEIRYALHPAVTAQLIVLSDASYAFTHDRVQEAAFALLDNAERSRLHLTTASLLAESARQAAGNEILFRAVHHVTAALDCIQPAPQRQMFRELSLLAARRARRSGDYLSALSYIQTARALGNAGAPPESASDFTLDSEEAGCQFALGNLDATRRLCDRILNSPCGLAEKALAANLLAEVYMRQSDNRLALEAALSWLAVFGIHVSPYPETAECDEAWHSLCNRVGDNPQGHFTRLPLMDDGDTEAVMNLLNSACVFASFTRSRLHFVLLCRMMHLTLDHGITGASAPAMAWFGVLIGHRYAEYRLGFQYGTLARELVNRHGYDAFEAKTLLPLDQLSVWTQPLGYTIECARACFTSAVTHGDMTVACFAACHQVINFLTRGDHLDGVLTSIERGLAFVRKTHYQDVEAILLMQRHYVEHLRTPVSGHWTASEVLPHSLLPAGGQATEQTSTMLFWFWLYRGMAHFACGEFPQAAENLAQAGRFAWSAPGHIHLLDYHLYSALALSQQLTPETFSADLRRQIHVHYDKIALWARINPGTFADKEALIYAEIVRLDGMNSIALEQYEKAVRLSRDSGFNPFNALAHELAGRFAHACGYTTAADAHFRGAMTGWGRAGAQSKIRQLERDFPYLLAPGQANAWDTVAFARNEEIRDLQSVIKASRALSEEINLERLIETLMTILLERAGAQRGFLIRVNDNNIPEIEASASTTTDGVRVHIRKEVPMATDMPLTVLAAVIRTGQEIHTGKPEEFHPFSQDPYLVTSGAAVMCVPMFKQARLVGVLYLENRLMPEVFTVEHSRVVSLLGAHAAISLETARLYAELLEENLQRRRVEKELRASQTSLMLGEQISHTGSWRWELQQDLMFMSEEYARILGLPEQQKMISMAEFLTFVHPDDYPRISTLVTESVRDGLTMRAEFRIIRADGATRTILGIGDPVGVGSEVNEYYGIITDITTQRTAEDAMRVAQAELARVARATTVGQLTSSIAHEINQPLMSIVANAGASLRWLNRDPARLDKARIGLEEIVSEGERAGEIIRSLQSLTRRQDPAFARIDLHHLVRHIITLSRSELEQRRISVSYALAATDSFIVGDSVQIQQVLLNLVMNAIEAMAEVKERPGTLELSTSNLEGGGISFEIADSGTGIGPGLSERIFDSFYSTKAQGMGVGLTISYSIIERHRGKLTARNREPHGCIFAFTLPLAASMEPL, from the coding sequence TTGAACAACACATCGCTGCCTGCTCGCTGGCCCGCCCCCGGAAATTTATCCGAAGGGCGGGCTTTTGTGCTTAAAGAAGACGTCATTTTCACCCCGTTAGGGCAGGAGGGGAGCCTCTGCTGGCTCAATGCCCGCCTGCCCAGCTCCGGCGGGTCGTTTATCATCGCCACCGGGGTGAGCGATGAAGAAGAGGCCAGCGCAACGCGCCTGCTGCGCAACGAGTTTGCCCTGCGCGAGTACCTGAGCGACGACTGGGCCATCCGCCCGGTCGCCAGCACGCAGTACCACGGGCGCTTTGCACTGGTTTATGCCCCCTTTTCCTTTGTGCTGTTAACCCGGATCGTCGGCGCGCCGATGGCGTGCATTCAGAGCTTCCTGGATCTGGCGATCCGCATCAGTCTGCCGCTGCGCCTGATGCATCTGCGCAATCTGGTGCACGGAGATATCAAGCCCGGCAATATCTTTATTCACGATGACAACAGCTGTCGGCTGGGGGGCTTTGGCCTGTCGTCCGGCACCTCAGAAGAGCTGCATCAGGCGCGGTTGACGGCCATCGGCGGCACCCCCGCCTACATGTCGCCGGAGCACACCACCCGCACCCATCGCGCGGTGGACAGCCGCAGCGATCTCTACAGCCTGGGAGTCGTTTTCTACGAACTGCTCACCGGCAGCCTGCCGTTTGAGCTGGGCGGCGAGGATCAGGGCAAATGGGCGCACTACCATATCGCCTCCGAGCCGCGTCCCCCCGGCGCGGTCTGCTCCGGCGTGCCCGCCATGCTCTCGACCATCGTCCTCAAGCTGCTGGCAAAAAAACCGGAGAACCGCTATCAGACCGTGGATGGCCTGATTGCCGACCTGCGCCGCTGCCAGGCGACCCTGAGCGACGACGGGGAGATCGCCGCCTTTACTCCGGGTTTACAGGATCGCTCCCCGGCGTTTCATCTTACCGACACCCTCTACACCGCCCATCCCCAGACGGCGGATCTGCTCCAGGCCTTTGAGCGGGTCAATCGCGATGCCGTTGCCGGATTTGTGGCGATCGGCGGCCCGTCGGGGATCGGCAAATCGTCACTCATTGCCTCGGCGTTGAAAGCGTTGCAGCACCGTAATGTGCTGCTGGCGGTGGGCAAGGTGGATCAGTTTTCTCCCACGCTGCCCTACGCGGCGCTGACCTCGGCCTTTCGTAATCTGGCGCTGCATCTGCTTGGGCTGTCGGCGGAGGAGGTGGCCCAGTGGAAGATCCGCCTCTCCCGCGAGCTGGAGGGTTATGAAGCTCTGGCCGTCAGCCTGGTACCGGAGCTGCGGCTGCTGCTGGATAACAAGCCGCGTTTCTCCAGCGATACCTTCTCCATCGACGCCCGGGCGCGCTTCAGCCACATGGTGCTGGCGCTGGTAAAAGCCTTCGCCAGCGCGGGCTGCCCGCTGGTGCTGCTGCTGGACGATATCCACTGGATCGACCCCGCCAGCCTGCAAATTCTCGAGTACCTGCTGATCCACGCCAGCACCGTGCCGCTGCTGATGGTGGTGGCGCACCGGGACGCCTGCTCGCTGCCGGATAACACCCTGCATCATCAGCTGGCGAGCCTGCACCAGGCCTCGCGCAATACCACCGAGCTGCGCCCGGAGCCGCTGTCGGTGAAGGCGGTGTCGCGCTGGCTGGCGGATATTTTCCACACCCGCGCGGCCAGCACCCTCGATCTGGCTGGGCTGATCCACGAAAAAACCGGCGGCAACCCGCTGTTTGTCCATGAGTTTTTCCGCCGCATCGTCGATGACGGGCTGGTGACGCACAACAAATATCAGGACAAATGGCACTACGATCTGCACGCCATCCGCACCCGACACTACACCGAAAACGTGGTCACCCTGGTGTTGCAGCAGCTGGAGGAGATGCCGGAAGAGACCCGTCGGCTGCTGGGCAGCATCGCCTGCCTCGGCGGCAGCGGCGAGCTGGAGATGGTCTCCAGGATAGTGTCGATGTCGGTCGCGGAGATCCGCTATGCCCTACATCCGGCGGTGACGGCGCAGCTGATCGTCCTCAGCGACGCCAGCTACGCCTTTACCCACGATCGGGTCCAGGAGGCGGCCTTCGCCCTGCTGGATAACGCCGAGCGCAGCCGCCTGCACCTCACCACCGCCAGCCTGCTGGCGGAGTCGGCCCGTCAGGCGGCGGGCAACGAGATCCTGTTCCGCGCCGTGCATCACGTCACGGCGGCGCTGGACTGCATTCAGCCTGCGCCCCAGCGCCAGATGTTCCGCGAGCTGAGCCTGCTGGCGGCCCGCCGCGCCCGCCGCTCGGGGGATTATCTCTCGGCCCTGAGCTATATCCAGACCGCCCGGGCGCTGGGCAACGCCGGTGCGCCACCGGAGAGCGCCAGCGACTTCACCCTGGACAGCGAGGAGGCCGGGTGCCAGTTCGCGCTGGGCAATCTCGACGCCACCCGCCGACTGTGCGACCGCATTCTCAACTCCCCATGCGGGCTGGCGGAAAAAGCGCTGGCAGCCAACCTGCTGGCGGAAGTCTATATGCGGCAGTCCGACAACCGGCTGGCGCTGGAGGCGGCCCTGAGCTGGCTGGCGGTGTTTGGCATTCATGTCAGCCCCTACCCGGAAACCGCCGAGTGCGACGAGGCCTGGCACAGCCTGTGCAACCGGGTCGGCGATAACCCGCAGGGCCATTTTACCAGGCTGCCGCTGATGGACGACGGCGATACCGAAGCGGTGATGAACCTGCTCAACAGCGCCTGCGTGTTTGCCAGCTTTACCCGCTCGCGCCTGCATTTTGTTCTGCTGTGCCGGATGATGCACCTGACTCTGGATCACGGTATTACCGGCGCGTCCGCCCCGGCGATGGCGTGGTTCGGGGTGTTGATTGGTCACCGCTACGCCGAGTATCGCCTTGGCTTCCAGTACGGCACCCTGGCCCGGGAGCTGGTGAACCGCCACGGCTACGACGCCTTTGAGGCTAAAACCCTGCTGCCGCTGGATCAGCTCAGCGTCTGGACCCAGCCGCTGGGCTACACCATCGAGTGCGCCAGGGCCTGCTTCACCTCCGCCGTCACCCACGGCGACATGACGGTGGCCTGCTTCGCCGCCTGCCACCAGGTGATTAACTTCCTCACCCGGGGCGATCACCTCGACGGGGTGCTGACCAGCATCGAACGCGGGCTGGCCTTCGTGCGTAAAACCCATTATCAGGACGTGGAGGCGATCCTGCTGATGCAGCGCCACTACGTGGAGCACCTGCGCACCCCGGTGAGCGGCCACTGGACCGCCAGCGAGGTGCTGCCGCACTCCCTGCTGCCCGCCGGCGGACAGGCCACGGAGCAGACCTCCACCATGCTGTTCTGGTTCTGGCTCTATCGCGGGATGGCCCACTTCGCCTGCGGCGAGTTCCCGCAGGCGGCAGAGAACCTCGCCCAGGCCGGGCGGTTCGCCTGGTCCGCCCCGGGCCATATTCATCTGCTGGATTACCATCTTTACAGCGCCCTGGCGCTCTCCCAGCAGCTGACCCCGGAGACCTTTTCCGCCGATCTGCGCCGCCAGATCCATGTGCACTACGACAAAATCGCCCTCTGGGCGCGGATCAACCCGGGCACTTTTGCCGATAAAGAGGCGCTGATCTACGCCGAGATCGTGCGCCTCGACGGCATGAACAGCATCGCCCTTGAGCAGTACGAGAAGGCGGTGCGTCTCTCCCGCGACAGCGGTTTCAACCCGTTCAATGCCCTGGCTCACGAGTTGGCCGGGCGCTTCGCCCACGCCTGCGGCTACACCACCGCCGCCGATGCCCACTTCCGCGGGGCGATGACGGGCTGGGGACGGGCCGGGGCGCAGTCCAAAATTCGCCAGCTGGAGCGGGATTTCCCCTACCTGCTGGCCCCTGGCCAAGCCAACGCCTGGGACACGGTGGCCTTTGCCCGCAACGAGGAGATCCGCGATCTGCAGAGCGTGATCAAGGCCTCCCGCGCCCTGTCGGAGGAGATCAACCTCGAGCGGCTGATCGAAACCCTGATGACCATCCTGCTGGAGCGGGCCGGGGCCCAGCGCGGCTTTTTGATTCGGGTGAATGACAACAACATCCCGGAGATCGAAGCCAGCGCCAGCACCACCACCGACGGGGTGCGGGTGCATATCCGCAAAGAGGTGCCGATGGCCACCGATATGCCGCTGACGGTGCTGGCGGCGGTGATCCGCACCGGGCAGGAGATCCACACCGGCAAACCGGAGGAGTTCCACCCCTTCAGCCAGGATCCCTATCTGGTGACCTCCGGCGCGGCGGTGATGTGCGTGCCGATGTTCAAGCAGGCGCGGCTGGTGGGGGTGCTCTATCTGGAGAACCGCCTGATGCCGGAGGTCTTTACCGTGGAGCACTCCCGGGTGGTGAGCCTGCTGGGGGCCCACGCCGCCATCTCGCTGGAGACCGCCCGGCTGTACGCCGAGCTGCTGGAAGAGAACCTCCAGCGCCGTCGGGTTGAGAAAGAGCTGCGGGCCAGTCAGACCTCGCTGATGCTGGGCGAGCAGATCAGCCACACCGGCAGCTGGCGCTGGGAGTTACAGCAGGATCTGATGTTTATGTCGGAAGAGTATGCCCGCATTCTCGGCCTGCCGGAGCAGCAGAAGATGATCTCGATGGCCGAGTTTCTGACCTTCGTCCATCCGGATGACTATCCGCGTATCAGCACCCTGGTGACCGAGAGCGTGCGCGACGGCCTGACCATGCGTGCCGAGTTCCGCATTATCCGCGCCGACGGCGCCACCCGCACCATTCTGGGGATTGGCGATCCGGTGGGGGTGGGCAGCGAAGTAAACGAGTATTACGGCATCATCACCGACATCACCACCCAGCGCACGGCGGAAGACGCCATGCGCGTCGCCCAGGCGGAGCTGGCCCGCGTCGCGCGCGCGACTACCGTCGGGCAGCTTACCTCGTCCATCGCCCACGAAATCAACCAGCCGCTGATGTCGATTGTCGCCAACGCCGGGGCCAGCCTGCGCTGGCTCAACCGCGATCCGGCCCGGCTGGATAAGGCCCGCATCGGGCTGGAGGAGATCGTCTCCGAGGGCGAGCGGGCAGGGGAGATCATCCGCAGCCTGCAGTCGCTGACCCGCAGGCAGGATCCGGCTTTCGCCCGCATCGATCTGCACCATCTGGTGCGGCACATCATCACCCTGTCGCGCAGCGAGCTGGAGCAGCGGCGCATCAGCGTCAGCTATGCCCTGGCGGCGACGGACAGCTTTATCGTGGGGGATAGCGTGCAGATCCAGCAGGTATTGCTGAACCTGGTGATGAATGCGATAGAGGCGATGGCCGAGGTGAAAGAGCGGCCCGGCACGCTGGAACTCTCCACCTCGAACCTGGAGGGCGGGGGGATCAGTTTTGAAATTGCCGACAGCGGCACCGGCATCGGGCCGGGGTTGAGCGAGCGCATCTTTGACTCGTTCTACTCCACCAAAGCCCAGGGGATGGGGGTGGGGCTGACCATCAGCTACAGTATTATCGAGCGCCACCGGGGCAAGCTGACGGCCCGCAACCGCGAGCCGCACGGCTGTATCTTTGCCTTTACCCTGCCGCTGGCTGCGAGCATGGAACCACTCTGA
- a CDS encoding DeoR/GlpR family DNA-binding transcription regulator — MLDYAAFPEQRQDLIRQILQENGRVVCAELATRMQVSEHTIRRDLHELSKEGFCKKVYGGAVLQLADAGNFYSREQKNHAKKVTIAQKAATLIKPGSCIFIDTGTTNLALAKALSPDLAITVVTNSPAIAAELLRHPLCEVIITGGQLQRSSGGAVGATAASQIQGIIFDQAFIGGCAMDPAMGLTGFDFADCEFKKAVIAQSSQTVVALTTDKIPGVARFVVAKSSAIDVLVVEASLDPEAIAAFAAQDVRVISA, encoded by the coding sequence ATGCTCGATTATGCAGCTTTCCCGGAACAACGACAAGATCTGATCCGCCAGATCCTGCAGGAAAATGGCAGGGTGGTCTGCGCCGAACTGGCGACCCGGATGCAGGTGTCGGAACACACCATTCGCCGGGATTTACATGAGCTTAGCAAAGAGGGGTTCTGTAAAAAGGTTTACGGTGGGGCGGTGCTGCAGCTGGCGGATGCCGGAAACTTCTACAGCCGCGAGCAAAAAAATCACGCAAAAAAAGTCACAATCGCGCAGAAAGCGGCAACCCTGATCAAACCGGGGAGCTGCATTTTTATCGATACCGGCACCACCAACCTCGCCCTGGCGAAGGCCCTGTCGCCGGATCTGGCGATCACCGTGGTGACCAACTCTCCGGCCATCGCCGCGGAACTGCTGCGCCATCCCCTGTGCGAGGTGATCATCACCGGCGGCCAGCTCCAGCGCAGCTCCGGCGGCGCGGTGGGGGCCACGGCGGCGAGTCAGATCCAGGGGATTATTTTCGATCAGGCGTTTATCGGCGGCTGCGCGATGGATCCCGCGATGGGGCTGACCGGGTTCGACTTTGCCGACTGCGAGTTCAAGAAAGCGGTGATCGCCCAGAGTAGCCAGACCGTAGTGGCGCTCACCACCGATAAAATCCCCGGCGTGGCGCGCTTTGTGGTAGCAAAAAGCAGCGCTATCGACGTGCTGGTGGTAGAGGCGAGCCTGGATCCCGAGGCGATCGCGGCCTTTGCGGCGCAGGATGTGCGGGTTATCAGTGCCTGA
- a CDS encoding MFS transporter, with translation MTPQTTGAVQRLATRIVFFIAGYVTATWAVLVPYAKANTGVNEATLGSLLLCLGMGALIAMPLTGMLTSRYGCRRVIVTAMAIVLLTTPLLAIIPDPRLLAAALLLFGVGVGVTDCAMNIQAIIVERDSPTPVMSGFHGMYSVGGIAGAGAMTLLLTLGASAFVACLIVVLSVILMLAFSLKGLLPWANPASGPAFAVPRGVVLLIGTICFAVFLAEGTVLDWSAVFLTEVRGVPESLGGLGFTCFAVAMTIFRLTGDKLIARTGALRAVVGGALFAAVGFALVTFMPLWQLSLLGYVLVGAGCANIVPVMFSAVGRQTRMPQAVAVPAITTLGYLGVLAGPAIIGYVAHATSLTQAFMVIMLLMLVVAALSVTVTANQPARSEG, from the coding sequence ATGACCCCTCAGACCACCGGAGCCGTCCAACGGCTTGCCACCCGGATCGTCTTTTTTATTGCCGGCTACGTCACCGCCACCTGGGCAGTGCTGGTCCCCTACGCCAAAGCCAATACCGGCGTTAACGAGGCCACGCTGGGCTCGCTGCTGCTCTGCCTGGGGATGGGCGCGCTGATTGCGATGCCGCTCACCGGGATGCTGACCAGCCGCTACGGCTGTCGTCGGGTGATTGTCACCGCGATGGCGATCGTGCTGCTCACCACCCCGCTGCTGGCGATCATTCCGGATCCGCGCCTGCTGGCCGCCGCCCTGCTGCTGTTCGGCGTCGGCGTGGGGGTGACGGACTGCGCCATGAACATTCAGGCGATCATCGTCGAGCGCGACTCGCCCACCCCGGTGATGTCCGGCTTTCACGGCATGTACAGCGTCGGCGGGATTGCAGGTGCCGGGGCGATGACCCTGCTGCTGACCCTCGGAGCCAGCGCCTTTGTCGCCTGCCTGATCGTTGTTCTGAGCGTGATCCTGATGCTGGCCTTCAGCCTGAAAGGGCTGCTGCCCTGGGCTAACCCGGCCTCCGGCCCGGCCTTTGCCGTGCCGCGCGGCGTGGTGCTGCTGATTGGCACCATCTGCTTCGCGGTGTTTCTCGCCGAAGGGACGGTGCTGGACTGGAGCGCGGTGTTCCTCACCGAGGTGCGCGGCGTGCCGGAGTCGCTGGGCGGACTGGGCTTTACCTGCTTTGCGGTGGCGATGACGATTTTCCGCTTAACCGGCGACAAGCTGATCGCCCGCACCGGGGCCCTGCGCGCGGTGGTGGGTGGCGCGCTCTTCGCCGCCGTCGGCTTTGCGCTGGTGACCTTTATGCCGCTGTGGCAGCTGTCGCTGCTGGGCTACGTGCTAGTGGGTGCCGGCTGCGCCAATATCGTGCCGGTGATGTTCTCTGCTGTTGGTCGTCAGACCCGCATGCCGCAGGCGGTCGCCGTGCCCGCCATCACTACTCTGGGCTACCTCGGCGTACTCGCCGGGCCCGCGATTATCGGCTATGTGGCGCATGCCACCTCCTTAACCCAGGCGTTTATGGTCATTATGCTGCTGATGCTGGTCGTCGCCGCGCTGTCCGTAACCGTCACCGCTAACCAACCTGCCCGCAGCGAGGGATGA
- a CDS encoding response regulator transcription factor translates to MEHIVYVVDDDHAVRRSVVGLLESAGLNALDFSSAESFLQHRFEDVPSCVILDMQMPTISGFEVADTLKASGREIPIIYLTGHGTIPMSVKAMKGGAYEFLTKPVASNDLIDSIGAALKLAEENASHLREQYSLKQRHLSLTPREQQVLQLAISGMLNKQIAAELGVSEITVKVHRRRVMDKMQARSLADLVRAAERLT, encoded by the coding sequence ATGGAACACATTGTTTACGTCGTTGATGATGATCACGCTGTCAGGCGGTCCGTGGTGGGGCTGCTGGAATCCGCGGGGCTGAACGCCCTCGACTTCTCCTCGGCAGAATCTTTTCTGCAACACCGCTTTGAAGATGTGCCCTCCTGCGTGATCCTCGATATGCAGATGCCCACCATCAGCGGGTTTGAGGTGGCGGATACCCTGAAGGCCAGCGGGCGCGAGATCCCGATAATTTACCTCACCGGGCACGGCACTATTCCCATGTCGGTGAAGGCGATGAAGGGCGGCGCGTACGAGTTTCTCACCAAGCCGGTGGCGTCAAACGATCTGATCGACTCCATTGGCGCGGCGCTGAAGCTGGCGGAAGAGAATGCCTCCCATCTGCGCGAGCAGTACTCTCTTAAGCAGCGCCATCTCTCCCTCACCCCGCGCGAGCAGCAGGTGTTGCAGCTGGCGATCAGCGGGATGCTGAACAAGCAGATCGCCGCCGAGCTGGGAGTGAGTGAAATCACGGTCAAAGTCCACCGCCGTCGGGTGATGGACAAAATGCAGGCCCGCTCGCTGGCGGATCTGGTCAGGGCCGCCGAGCGCCTGACCTGA
- a CDS encoding DUF1427 family protein, whose protein sequence is MSTGLISLAAGVLIGLLYALLKVRSPAPPALALIGLLGMLAGEQATRHFLHADDSAQKAPVTLSTGASS, encoded by the coding sequence ATGAGTACTGGGTTAATTTCCCTCGCGGCAGGCGTGTTAATCGGCCTGCTGTACGCGCTGCTGAAAGTCCGTTCTCCCGCCCCGCCCGCGCTGGCCTTGATTGGCCTGCTGGGGATGCTGGCTGGCGAGCAGGCCACCCGCCATTTTCTGCATGCTGACGACAGCGCGCAAAAGGCACCCGTCACCCTCTCCACAGGAGCCTCGTCATGA
- a CDS encoding response regulator produces MPQRIAIIDDERSVRSGLSNLLQSEGYVTEAFDSAEGFLSHPTALADAALVIVDIRLRGMTGLEMFDKLHLIAPSPPPLIFISGHADDNIQRYAVDRGAVAFLRKPINVDVLLAHIQRALTA; encoded by the coding sequence ATGCCGCAGCGCATAGCCATCATTGATGATGAACGGTCTGTTCGCAGCGGGTTAAGCAACCTGCTGCAGTCGGAGGGGTACGTAACGGAAGCCTTCGATTCGGCGGAGGGGTTTCTCAGCCATCCCACCGCGCTGGCAGACGCGGCGCTGGTGATTGTCGATATCCGCCTGCGGGGAATGACCGGCCTCGAGATGTTCGACAAGCTGCACCTTATCGCCCCCTCGCCACCGCCGCTTATTTTTATCTCCGGTCATGCGGATGACAACATCCAACGCTACGCTGTTGATCGTGGCGCTGTTGCTTTTTTGCGCAAGCCGATTAATGTCGATGTGCTGCTGGCGCACATTCAGCGCGCGCTCACTGCCTGA